The Cotesia glomerata isolate CgM1 linkage group LG9, MPM_Cglom_v2.3, whole genome shotgun sequence region TCTTCTGCGACTGAACCCTGGGGTTCATGAACTGTTGTTTTGACCTGAAGAAGAGACGAGGTCTGGACTGATTCGCCTGACTCGAGAAGCCTGCCTGGTTGGAGAACGACCTCTTCGCCGGCAGacttttcccatttaaatgcTGCCTTGGGTTTTGGTTTCCTGCCTTGGATTGCTGGTACCTCATACCTTGGGTTAATTTGTCCAGGGCTCTGGCTTCCTTGAGTTTATCTGATAAGTTCTTTCCGAATAAGAACTCGTCCATCTTGGTAGTAGATAGAACATCTTTACTCTGCTTGGTCATGCCAGGGAGAATAAAAGCTTTTCTCGATTCAGAAAGTCTGAAATGTAAATCTGACAGTATTTTGGTCGCATCACTCAGTCTTTCTACGAAAACGAGTTTATCAATGCTCTCATCTTCTTCGAGTAACATCGATAATGCTGACCCTACCGCAGACAGTGCTGAACCAACTGATTTCTGATTTTCGGTGATAAATTTATCCCGTTTAACCGCTGATTCTCCCAGGTTAAAGCTAACCTCAAGATTGAGTTTAGGTGCATCTAAACCCTCCTGTCTTGCGTATTTGGACAATAAATCTTCCATTTCTTGTTTTGGTACACCATTAGCTGTCCAATGTTTCCATCTTACTGATAAAGATG contains the following coding sequences:
- the LOC123272220 gene encoding uncharacterized protein LOC123272220, with the protein product MPKRKNDSIVIELRKQIKLMQEQLDAVQPPEEPSEPEVSDTESDTSQKDGQEIDIKLHSSLSVRWKHWTANGVPKQEMEDLLSKYARQEGLDAPKLNLEVSFNLGESAVKRDKFITENQKSVGSALSAVGSALSMLLEEDESIDKLVFVERLSDATKILSDLHFRLSESRKAFILPGMTKQSKDVLSTTKMDEFLFGKNLSDKLKEARALDKLTQGMRYQQSKAGNQNPSTAFLKGVDLSIIRKTAGWSNSSKMFAKVYNRPLLIDNQVFAKAVIH